A single region of the Podospora pseudopauciseta strain CBS 411.78 chromosome 1, whole genome shotgun sequence genome encodes:
- a CDS encoding hypothetical protein (EggNog:ENOG503P3D9), giving the protein MPKKRHQKQYSKPQSTAPASLSSSTAASRHNSHHDDQQQNRSVNELLADLRRAGLRDGGSSQIRPAEAFVQPTVPPAIRQILQLPETPAPPPRRPVRVDATGRRLPPGPAPPRSWVSRPAGSGLYSDPRTLIEFGGAQNYAQRPLPGMVLPAKGSLMDLVLKGFARTWDWQVEYCRYILYELPTRVRGALLAYIGLYSEKGLTLQDMRAILLPPPPVVYEDDEDSHYEQERQRGFLPPGVVNDDFSCLDLSWSLGRSLKIRELSDFLYPPQAAAVVSTADPKDSWDAPDDEPTLEPSIPAALLPNLTRLSLALDPEHAHNVSWRHLLSFATHMPNLTHLSLAFWPEPSLTPNAKLATMVTAQGQVVQYGATGPYSHSLDNDWTEAIMVLNRLSKSLYRLEHLDLTGCGLWASALWSKSGHDMVDWVGAWGKVERIVMYAGYKLGEEAGSSERARYEMVTENARRVERHVRGRRAEKGMGKRGIVVETDEEGKE; this is encoded by the exons ATGCCGAAGAAGAGACACCAAAAACAGTATTCCAAGCCGCAGTCCACAGCACCAGCGTCACTCAGCAGCAGTACGGCTGCTAGCAGGCACAACAGCCACCATG ACGACCAACAACAGAACCGTTCCGTCAATGAGCTGCTGGCCGACTTGCGTCGGGCAGGGCTGAGGGACGGTGGCTCATCGCAAATCCGTCCAGCAGAGGCGTTTGTTCAGCCAACTGTTCCGCCAGCAATACGGCAGATCCTTCAGCTGCCGGAGACGCCGGCGCCGCCACCAAGGCGTCCGGTGCGGGTTGATGCCACAGGTAGGAGACTGCCTCCGGGACCGGCGCCCCCGCGGAGCTGGGTATCCAGGCCTGCGGGGAGTGGTCTGTATAGTGACCCTCGGACGTTGATTGAGTTTGGTGGGGCGCAGAATTATGCTCAAAGACCGCTGCCGGGTATGGTCTTGCCTGCAAAGGGGAGTTTGATGGATCTCGTGCTGAAGGGGTTTGCGAGGACGTGGGACTGGCAGGTGGAATATTGCCGGTATATTCTCTATGAGCTACCAACACGCGTGAGAGGGGCGTTGCTGGCGTATATTGGGTTGTATAGTGAGAAAGGCCTGACGCTGCAGGACATGAGAGCCATCCtgcttccccctcctcctgtgGTGtacgaggacgacgaggacagTCACTATGAACAGGAACGACAAAGAGGGTTCCTCCCCCCAGGCGTCGTGAACGACGACTTTTCCTGTCTCGACCTGTCCTGGTCGCTGGGGCGGTCACTCAAAATCCGCGAGCTGTCGGATTTCTTATACCCACCCCAAGCGGCAGCTGTTGTATCAACGGCTGATCCCAAAGACTCATGGGACGCACCTGATGACGAACCAACGCTCGAGCCGTCAATACCGGCCGCCCTGCTGCCCAACTTGACACGCTTGTCGCTGGCCCTCGATCCGGAACATGCCCATAATGTCTCCTGGCGGCACTTGCTTTCCTTTGCTACCCATATGCCGAACTTGACGCACTTGAGTCTGGCGTTTTGGCCGGAGCCATCACTTACCCCCAACGCAAAATTGGCTACTATGGTCACTGCACAGGGGCAGGTGGTTCAATATGGAGCCACGGGACCGTACAGTCACAGTTTGGACAACGACTGGACAGAGGCGATCATGGTGTTGAACCGGTTAAGCAAGAGTTTGTATCGGCTCGAGCATCTGGACTTGACGGGTTGCGGACTGTGGGCTTCGGCGCTGTGGTCGAAGAGCGGACATGATATGGTCGATTGGGTGGGCGCTTGGgggaaggtggagaggataGTGATGTACGCAGGTTATAAactgggggaggaggcagggAGCAGTGAGAGGGCGAGGTATGAGATGGTGACGGAGAatgcgaggagggtggagaggcaTGTGAGGGGACGGAGAGCAGAGAAGGGGATGGGTAAGAGAGGAATAGTGGTCGAGACTGATGAAGAGGGAAAGGAGTAA